The genomic region TCAGGTGAGTACCGCCGCAAAGCTCCAGACTAAAATCACCCATCTTAACTACCCGCACCTGTTTGCCATACTTCTCTCCAAACAGGGCGGCAGCCCCCATGGCTTTAGCTTTAGACAGGGAAGTTTCAAATACATCCACGGACAGGTTGGCCAACACCGCCTGGTTCACCAGTTCTTCCACTTGCTTCAGCTCTTCCGGTGTCAGGGCAGCATAATGGGTAAAGTCAAAGCGCAGGCGGTCAGGCTCCACCAAAGAACCGGCCTGGTTAACATGATCTCCCAGCACCTGTTTAAGGGCTTTGTGTAACAGGTGGGTGGCCGAGTGGTTACGGGCCGTGTCCTGTCTACGCCGGGCATCTACTTCAACTTTTACCGAGTCATGCCGCTTGAGCACACCCGAAACAACTTTACCCCGGTGTACAAAAAGTCCCTCCACCGGTTTATTTACTGAGTAAATTTCCACCTCTAAATCCGGGCCGGTCAGGGTGGCATAGTCGGCCACCTGGCCACCGGATTCGGCATAGCAAGGGGTCACATCCAGAATAATTTCCACTTCTTCACCGGCCACCGCACTAATTTCCTGTAAACCGTCTTTTAATAGAGCCAGTACGTTGGCATCGGCGGTGAGGGTACCGTAACCCACAAATCTGGTCTCACCCAGTTCTTCCCGCAGGGCTTTATACATTACACCCCGCTCGGAAAGATACTCGGTTTCCTGTCTGGCGCTGCGGGCCCGCCGGCGCTGCTCCTCCATGGCGGCGGTAAAACCGTCCTCATCCACAGAGAGACCTTGTTCGGAGGCAATCTCCCGGGTTAACTCCAGGGGGAAGCCAAAGGTATCATATAACCTGAAGGCATCCTGTCCGGAAATTTCCGTCTTACCGGCGGCCCTGGCCTCACTGATTAAAGAGGCTAGAATATCACTGCCGGCAGCCAGGGTTTCCAGGAACCTTTCTTCTTCGGTACGAATGACCCTTAAAATATGGTCAGTCCTTTGCTTAAGATCGGGGTAGGCAATGGCCATTTGGTTGATGACCGCCCCGGCCACTTTATATAAGAATGGTTCATGTACGCCCAGCACCCGGCCAAAGCGCACAGCCCGACGTAACAGGCGACGAATGACGTAACCCCGGCCCTCATTACCCGGTAAGGCCCCGTCATTGACAGCAAAAGTAACTGCCCGGCAGTGGTCGGCAATAACTTTAAGGGCCAGGTCTACCCGGGCATCCTGACCATATTTTTGACCCACCATGTTGGCGGTGAAGTCCATGATTTCCCGGAATAAGTCGGTGTCAAAGTTAGAGTTAACTTGCTGGAGAACCGAAGCCACCCTTTCCAGACCCATCCCGGTATCAATACCCTTATTTTTTAAGGGGGAGTAATTGCCCTCTTCATCCCGGAAAAACTGAATGAATACCAGGTTCCAGATCTCCAGGAAGCGGTCACAATCACAACCAACTCCACAATTCGGCGATCCACAACCCCTGGTTTCCCCTAAATCAACATAGATTTCGGAACAGGGGCCACAGGGACCAACCCCAATTTCCCAGAAATTGGTATCTTTGCCCATCCTCACAATACGCTCGGCGGGTACGCCTACTACGTTATGCCAAATGTCAAAGGCTTCATCATCGTCCAGATATATGGTAATCCACAGTTTATCGGCGGGTAATTTAAGATGTTCAGTAACAAACTCCCAGGCCCAGGGAATGGCTTTTTCCTTAAAGTAGTCCCCAAAGGAGAAGTTCCCGAGCATCTCAAAAAAGGTATGGTGCCGGGCAGTCCGCCCAACTGATTCGATATCCGGGGTGCGGATACATTTCTGGCAGGTGGTCACCCTTTTATATTCCGGTACTGCTTGTCCGGTAAAAAAGGGCTTAAATGGTACCATCCCGGCAGCGGTCCACAAAATGCTGGGGTCATTATGGGGTATAAGGGAAGCGCTGGGCAAAATCTGGTGCCCCCGCTCTTCAAAAAACCGTAAGAATGCTTCTCTAATTTCTTTACCGGTCATCAATTTAAATTACCTCCTGACGGGGCATTAACTCCCCTGATATCGGCATAATTCAACAATAAACTTCTAAATATTAATACTATAGTAAATTTATGGAGTGGTCAAGGCTGGCTTGTGGGTGGTTCTTTGGGGTCGGCTGTATACCCTTGAGGCAAAAAACGAATAGCGAAAGGCGAAAAGCCAACAGCTGACCCCAGAGGGATACCCCCTGGGCCAACAGCTGACCCCAGAGGGATACCCCCTGGGCCAACAGCTGACCCAAAAGCAGTGCCCCTAAGTAAGCTTTTCCCACGTAAAACTCACCAGTATCCTGGCGATGGCAGTTAAGGGTACGGCCAGCAGCATGCCGGCCAGGCCAAACAGCTGACCGCCGGCCAGCAGGGCGATGATGATGGTCAGGGGGTGCAACCCTACACTGTCGCCCAGAATCTTGGGTGAAATGATGTTTCCTTCTAATTGTTGCACAATAAATAGAGCTACGATAACTTTCAGGGCCAACCATTTAGATTGCAGTAAAGCCAGGGCCACCGGCGGCACGGCGCCAATAAAGGGGCCAAAGTAGGGTATCAGTTCAGCCAGGCCGGCTATAATACCGAACATGGCGGCAAACTCCAGGCCCACTAAGGCCAGGGCTAAACTGGTTAAAACAGTGACAATGGCCACCACAATCAGGTGACCCCGGACAAAATTGGCAATCACATGGTCAATCTCCCTGGCTAGACGGCAGGTGTCTGAAAAGCAGCGGGGCGGGATTAGGGTGGCGCCTCTTCCTTTAATGTATTGTAAATCCTTCATAATATAAAAGGCCAACACCGGAGCCAACGCAATATTGAACAGGTTACTCACTAAAGCCAGCAGCAGGTCAGCGGCTGTGCGGACAATTTCCAGTAATCTGGCCTCGGCCCAGTTGATGCGCTCGTCAACAATTTGCTGTATGCCCGGAGGCACTGTACTGTCAGCAAAACGCTGCTGAATTCGGTTAACCATATCCTCCACTTGACTGCTATAAATAGGGATGGTGGTTAACAGCTTTTCTAATTGGTTAATTATTCGCGGCACCCCGTACATTAACAAGCTGGTGACGATAATAATGACACCCAGGTAGAGTATTAAAATGGCTGCCACCCGGGAACTGCCCCGGCATTCCATCCTGTCCACCAGGGGGTTAAGCAGGTAAACCAGGACAATGGCTAAGATGAAGGGTAAAAACAAGCCCCGAATTAAATATAAAAAATAGATGACTACCCCAATTATGAGAGCTATAAACAGAATTCGATAGGTTCGTTTTTCCTTCCACCAGGGCATAAATACCTCCGTTTAAACAATACTGAAAAAAGTGAGGACCAGTGTCCCCACTCCTTTTTACCGTATCATTTCGTTAATCTTATTGGTCATGCCTTTCATCATTTTCCGGGCTTTTTGTCTGGCCCTGCGAGTACCGGCCATGAGCATACGTTCCGGCTTTTTTTGAGGTTTTAACATCATTCCCAAAGCTGCTCCTAATAAACTACCGGTGAATAGGCCCCTCCAGAATCCCATACTAATTCACCCCCTGATGTCTAGTACAGTCCTGTATTGTGCGGGTCAAAGGATACCAGGCTGCCATCTTCGGCAACTTCAAATATGTCCACACCTTCTTTGCTTAGCCGGTACTCCAAACAGCAATCCCAGCAGTAATACTGATCAATGCCCACTTTACCAGTGGCTTTACCTCCGCAAACCGGGCAATTCACTTAAAAGGCCTCCCTGCAAATAAATTCTAACTGTAAGGTATTATTACCATATAAGAAAACAAAAATGCACCACTTGTGTGATGCATTAATATTTGTTATTACTTTTTTCGATGGTGCCGCCCCCCACCAGGTAGTCACCCTGGTAGTAAACTACAGCCTGTCCGGGGGTGATGGAGCGCTGGGGATATTTAAAGGTAACTTTGACCAAACCGTTTTCCAATGGCTCCAGCAAGGCCGGGGAAGGTTTGCTGTTGTACCTGACCTGGGCCTCCACTTCCGTGGGCCCGGTTATCTTATCATAAAGAATAAAATTATTGTCCGAGGCAATTAGTTCGGTGCCCCAGATGGCCTCCTCCGGTCCCACAATGACAGCGTTTCTTTCGGGATCAATATCTACCACATAAACCCGCTCACCGGTGGCAATGCCAAGTCCCCGCCGCTGTCCGATGGTATAAAAGGGTATCCCCCGGTGTTGACCAATGACATTACCCTTTAAATCCAGGAAAGGACCGGGTTTAATCCCTTCCACGGAGCGTTCTTCCAAAAAGTTACGGTAGTTGTTATCATGGACAAAGCAAATTTCCTGGCTCTCCGGTTTGGTAGCGGTGGGCAAGCCCCACCGGCGGGCCATTTCCCGCACCTGCTCCTTGGTATAATCGGCCAGGGGCATTAGTGTGTGGGCAATTTGGTCCTGGGTAAAACCATAAAGCACGTAAGTCTGATCCTTTCTCTCATCCCGGGCCTTGCGCACGGTATAGCGTTTATATTCCTCACTATACCCTAATCTGGCATAGTGCCCGGTGGCAATGTAGTCAAACCCCATCTGGCGGGCCTTTTGTAACAGGGCCTCAAATTTAATAAACCGGTTGCAGGCAATACAAGGATTAGGGGTGCGCCCCCGCAAATACTCATCCACGAAATACTGGATCACCTTTTCCGTGAAGAGTTCCCGGAAATTAAATACATAGTAGGGAATCCCTAAAATATTGGCCACCCGCCG from Desulfotomaculum nigrificans DSM 574 harbors:
- the alaS gene encoding alanine--tRNA ligase, which translates into the protein MTGKEIREAFLRFFEERGHQILPSASLIPHNDPSILWTAAGMVPFKPFFTGQAVPEYKRVTTCQKCIRTPDIESVGRTARHHTFFEMLGNFSFGDYFKEKAIPWAWEFVTEHLKLPADKLWITIYLDDDEAFDIWHNVVGVPAERIVRMGKDTNFWEIGVGPCGPCSEIYVDLGETRGCGSPNCGVGCDCDRFLEIWNLVFIQFFRDEEGNYSPLKNKGIDTGMGLERVASVLQQVNSNFDTDLFREIMDFTANMVGQKYGQDARVDLALKVIADHCRAVTFAVNDGALPGNEGRGYVIRRLLRRAVRFGRVLGVHEPFLYKVAGAVINQMAIAYPDLKQRTDHILRVIRTEEERFLETLAAGSDILASLISEARAAGKTEISGQDAFRLYDTFGFPLELTREIASEQGLSVDEDGFTAAMEEQRRRARSARQETEYLSERGVMYKALREELGETRFVGYGTLTADANVLALLKDGLQEISAVAGEEVEIILDVTPCYAESGGQVADYATLTGPDLEVEIYSVNKPVEGLFVHRGKVVSGVLKRHDSVKVEVDARRRQDTARNHSATHLLHKALKQVLGDHVNQAGSLVEPDRLRFDFTHYAALTPEELKQVEELVNQAVLANLSVDVFETSLSKAKAMGAAALFGEKYGKQVRVVKMGDFSLELCGGTHLTCTAEVGLFKIINETSVGAGLRRIEAVTGPGVLRYLAAKEEQLQEIAAVIKSPEHELVRRVEALVQQNKSLEQEIEALRGKLARAEVQDILGQVQEVKGVPVLAAVVAAPDMDNLRSMVDMLRDKLGSGVILLGSKAGEKVNLVAAVTKDLVGRGLHAGNLVKQIAKMVGGGGGGRPDMAQAGGKDPSKLKEAIDQVIAVVEGQIK
- a CDS encoding AI-2E family transporter — encoded protein: MPWWKEKRTYRILFIALIIGVVIYFLYLIRGLFLPFILAIVLVYLLNPLVDRMECRGSSRVAAILILYLGVIIIVTSLLMYGVPRIINQLEKLLTTIPIYSSQVEDMVNRIQQRFADSTVPPGIQQIVDERINWAEARLLEIVRTAADLLLALVSNLFNIALAPVLAFYIMKDLQYIKGRGATLIPPRCFSDTCRLAREIDHVIANFVRGHLIVVAIVTVLTSLALALVGLEFAAMFGIIAGLAELIPYFGPFIGAVPPVALALLQSKWLALKVIVALFIVQQLEGNIISPKILGDSVGLHPLTIIIALLAGGQLFGLAGMLLAVPLTAIARILVSFTWEKLT
- a CDS encoding YtxH domain-containing protein, with the protein product MGFWRGLFTGSLLGAALGMMLKPQKKPERMLMAGTRRARQKARKMMKGMTNKINEMIR
- the mnmA gene encoding tRNA 2-thiouridine(34) synthase MnmA, whose product is MTTKGKVIAAMSGGVDSSVTAALLQQQGYEVVGVTMQIWDPDVTVVDGDYVGCCSLSAVDDARRVANILGIPYYVFNFRELFTEKVIQYFVDEYLRGRTPNPCIACNRFIKFEALLQKARQMGFDYIATGHYARLGYSEEYKRYTVRKARDERKDQTYVLYGFTQDQIAHTLMPLADYTKEQVREMARRWGLPTATKPESQEICFVHDNNYRNFLEERSVEGIKPGPFLDLKGNVIGQHRGIPFYTIGQRRGLGIATGERVYVVDIDPERNAVIVGPEEAIWGTELIASDNNFILYDKITGPTEVEAQVRYNSKPSPALLEPLENGLVKVTFKYPQRSITPGQAVVYYQGDYLVGGGTIEKSNNKY